A region of the Mycobacterium sp. NBC_00419 genome:
CCGGTTGTGGATTCCCACGTTCGGCATGTGCGACGTCGACGTGCTCCCCGGCGGGTGGCTGGTTCGCCCCACCGACGACGACGACGCACCGGCGCTGGCGCAGGTGTCGCTGGACCTCAGCGTCGCCGGCGCGCCGGCATTGGACATGACGGGACAGTTCGGGCGGTGGCGCCACGACGTGTCGCTGCGCCACGCCGAGATCCTGCTCATCCTGGCCTACAACCCGCAGGGCCGGACCGCTCCCGAGCTGGCCGCCGAGCTGTACGGCGACCGATCGCGCGTCGTCACCGTTCGGGCCGAACTGTCCCGGCTGCGCAAGCACTTCGCCGGCCTGCTGGCCGCTCAGCCGTATCGGTTCGCCGGCGGAATCGACGTGACCGTCCGCTATCCCGCGGACATGTCAATGGTGTTGCCCGCGTCCACCGCACCCGCGGTCCGCGCTATTCGTTGCAAGGAAAGTGTCTCGTAGAGGAGGACTTATGACAGTGTTCGCACGGCCGGGTTCGGAGGGATCGTTGATGTCCTTCCAGTCGCGCTACGACAATTTCATCGGTGGGCAGTGGACGCCGCCGGTGGAGGGTCAGTACTTCGAGAATCCGACGCCGGTGACGGGCGCGGTGTTCTGCGAGGTGGCGAGGTCGACCGCGGCGGACATCGAGTTGGCTCTCGATGCCGCGCATGCGGCAGCGCCGGCGTGGGGCAAGACCTCGGCGGGGGAGCGGGCGGTGATCCTGAACAAGATCGCCGATCGGATCGAGGCGAACCTGGAGTCGATCGCGCTGGCCGAGTCGTGGGACAACGGCAAGCCGATCCGCGAGACGATGGCGGCCGATATCCCGTTGGCGGTGGATCACTTCCGGTATTTCGCTGCCGCGATCCGCGCCCAGGAGGGCTCGCTGAGCCAGATCGACGAGGACACCGTCGCCTATCACTTCCATGAGCCGTTGGGTGTGGTCGGTCAGATCATTCCGTGGAACTTCCCGATCCTGATGGCGGTGTGGAAGCTGGCCCCGGCGTTGGCCGCGGGTAATGCGGTGGTGCTCAAGCCGGCTGAGCAGACCCCGGCCTCGATTCTGTATCTGGTGTCGTTGATCGCTGATCTGCTGCCTGCCGGGGTGCTCAACGTGGTCAACGGATTCGGTGTCGAGGCCGGTAAGCCGCTGGCTTCGAGCAACCGGATCGCCAAGATCGCGTTCACCGGCGAGACCACCACCGGCCGGCTGATCATGCAGTACGCCTCCCAGAATCTGATCCCGGTCACGCTGGAGCTGGGCGGCAAGAGCCCCAACATCTTCTTCTCTGATGTGCTGGCCGCTGCCGACGATTTCCAGGACAAGGCGCTGGAGGGCTTCACGATGTTCGCCCTCAATCAGGGCGAAGTCTGCACGTGCCCGTCACGGTCGTTGATTCAGGCCGACATCTACGACGAGTTCCTCGCGCTGGCCGCGATCCGCACCAAGGCGGTGCGCCAGGGTGATCCGCTCGACACCGAGACGATGATCGGCGCGCAGGCCTCCAATGATCAGCTGGAGAAGATCCTGTCCTACATCGAGATCGGCAAAAGCGAAGGCGCTCAGGTGCTTACCGGTGGTGAGCGTGCCGAGTTGGGCGGGGATCTGGGTGGCGGCTATTACGTTGCGCCGACGATTTTCACCGGTCATAACGCGATGCGGATCTTCCAGGAGGAGATCTTCGGGCCCGTCGTGGCTGTCACCTCGTTCACCGACTACGACGACGCGATCAGCATCGCCAACGACACCCTCTACGGACTCGGGGCCGGGGTGTGGAGCCGTGACGGCAACACCGCCTATCGCGCCGGGCGGGATATCAAGGCCGGCCGGGTGTGGACCAACTGCTATCACGCCTACCCCGCCCATGCCGCCTTCGGTGGTTACAAGCAGTCCGGCATCGGGCGCGAAAACCACAAGATGATGCTCGATCACTACCAGCAGACCAAGAACCTCCTGGTCTCCTACAGCAACAAGGCCCAGGGCTTCTTCTGATGAGTGATTTCGGGCCGCCGCGGGTATTGATCACCGCGGCGGCCGCCGACCTGCTGCACCGGATGCAGGAACGGCACGGCCCGGTGATGTTCCACCAGTCCGGCGGATGTTGCGACGGCTCCTCGCCGATGTGCTACCCCGCCGGTGACTTCATCGTCGGTGACCGTGACGTGCTGCTCGGGGTGCTCGAAGGTGCGCCGGTGTGGATCTCGGGCTCGCAGTTCGAGGCGTGGAAACACACCCAACTCGTCATCGACGTCGTGCCGGGCCGCGGGGGCGGGTTCAGCCTGGAAACCCCGGAGGGCATGCGCTTTCTCAGCCGCGGGCGGGCGTTCACCGATGCGGAGAACGCGTTGCTGACCGCCTCCCCGCCGCTGACCGGTACCGACTACGAGCTGGGCGCCCGACCATCGGAGCGGACCGATCTCGTGGTCGCCGAAGCCGCCGACGCCTGCGCAATCCCAGGTCGGCGCGCCGGAGTCGTTCAGCCGTAGTCGGCGCTGCGGCACGTATCGTCACAAGAGTGATACCCCTGCCTCGGGCATGGCTGCTCACAAGCGCGTTGCTGGTCGGTTGTGTGACTGGCCTGGTCGCCGCCGTCGTCACCACAGTGCTGGTCAAAGCCCCGATTCGTCCCGACCTCGTGGTCGCCCTGGTCATCGGCGTACCCGGAGCAATCGGGATGCTGACGATCCTGTTCTCTCCTCGCCGCTGGCTCACCACAGTGGGCGCGTTCGTCCTGGCGATGGCCCCAGGCTGGCTCGCGACGCTGGTTCTCATTCAGGTGGTATCCGGTGGCTGAAAAGACGTCCCTGCCCTCGACCGAACCGCATCATGCGCCGATCTTCGACACCGGCCCGCACCCCGGCCCACTGCGCGCACTCGGCGACCCGGTGCCGGACCTGTCCTCACCGCACGCATTCAGCGAGTTGGACAACTTCGACACCGACGCCTTCATGCAGCCGCTGAGCGGTCTGGTGCATGCCGAACCGGTGGTCGTGCCGCCCGCACCCGCGGTGGCGGACAGTTCGTACCTGCATGTCAGGCGCTGGCAGTTCGTGTTCATCGTGGCCGCAGTGTGGCTGCTGGCCGCGGCCTGCGGGCTGGGCTTCTACTTCTGGTGGTACACCTCGCTGCACAAGACGCCCGCCACGTTCGGAGTGCTGCTGTATCTGATCGGGTGTGCGGTGGCTGGCGTGCTCGTCTCGATGGTGCCGAACCGACCTGCGGTAATCGCCCTGGCCATCGCTTTGATGTCGGCGCCGATGGCCTCGGTGGCGGCCGCGGCCGTCTTGCACGGTGCCTACTACTTCGAATGGGTAGCCCGGCCCGCGATCGGCTGACCGCCTGCCTCGCGGCCGCGCTAGGGTTATCTGCGTGACCCACTATGACGTCGTCGTTCTCGGAGCCGGACCCGGTGGATACGTCGCGGCGATCCGCGCGGCCCAACTCGGGCTGAACACCGCCATCGTCGAGCCCAAGTACTGGGGCGGGGTATGCCTCAATGTGGGCTGCATCCCGTCGAAGGCGTTGCTGCGCAACGCCGAACTGGCGCACATCTTCACCAAGGAAGCCAAGACCTTCGGCATCACCGGTGAGGCCACCTTCGACTACGGTGCCGCGTTCGACCGCAGCCGCAAGGTCGCCGACGGCCGTGTCGCCGGCGTGCACTTCCTGATGAAGAAGAACAAGATCACCGAGATCCAGGGTTACGGCACCTTCACCGACGCCAACACCCTGTCGGTCAAGCTGAACGACGGCGGAACAGAGACGGTCACCTTCGATAACGCGATCATCGCGACCGGCAGCAGCACCCGGCTGGTGCCCGGCACCTCGCTGTCGAAGAACGTCGTCACCTACGAAGAGCAGATCCTGTCCCGGGAGCTGCCCAAGTCCATCGTCATCGCCGGCGCCGGCGCGATCGGCATGGAATTCGCCTACGTGATGAAGAACTACGGCGTGGACGTCACCATCGTCGAGTTCCTGCCACGCGCCCTGCCCAACGAGGACGCCGAGGTCTCCAAGGAGATCGAGAAGCAGTACAAGAAGCTGGGCGTCAAGATCCTCACCGGTACCAAGGTGGAGTCGATCACTGACAACGAGGCTGACGGTTCCGTCGTTGTCGTGGTCAGCAAGGACGGCAAGACCGAGGAGATCAAAACCGACAAGGTGATGCAGGCCATCGGATTCGCCCCCAACGTCGAGGGCTTCGGCCTGGAAGCCACCGGGGTCGCGCTGACCGATCGCAAGGCCATCGGCATCGACGACTACATGCGCACTAACGTGCCGCACATCTACGCGATCGGTGACGTCACCGCCAAGCTGCAGCTGGCGCACGTCGCCGAGGCCATGGGTGTGGTGGCCGCCGAGACCATTGCCGGCGCCGAAACG
Encoded here:
- the adh gene encoding aldehyde dehydrogenase, with the translated sequence MTVFARPGSEGSLMSFQSRYDNFIGGQWTPPVEGQYFENPTPVTGAVFCEVARSTAADIELALDAAHAAAPAWGKTSAGERAVILNKIADRIEANLESIALAESWDNGKPIRETMAADIPLAVDHFRYFAAAIRAQEGSLSQIDEDTVAYHFHEPLGVVGQIIPWNFPILMAVWKLAPALAAGNAVVLKPAEQTPASILYLVSLIADLLPAGVLNVVNGFGVEAGKPLASSNRIAKIAFTGETTTGRLIMQYASQNLIPVTLELGGKSPNIFFSDVLAAADDFQDKALEGFTMFALNQGEVCTCPSRSLIQADIYDEFLALAAIRTKAVRQGDPLDTETMIGAQASNDQLEKILSYIEIGKSEGAQVLTGGERAELGGDLGGGYYVAPTIFTGHNAMRIFQEEIFGPVVAVTSFTDYDDAISIANDTLYGLGAGVWSRDGNTAYRAGRDIKAGRVWTNCYHAYPAHAAFGGYKQSGIGRENHKMMLDHYQQTKNLLVSYSNKAQGFF
- a CDS encoding DUF779 domain-containing protein, with the translated sequence MSDFGPPRVLITAAAADLLHRMQERHGPVMFHQSGGCCDGSSPMCYPAGDFIVGDRDVLLGVLEGAPVWISGSQFEAWKHTQLVIDVVPGRGGGFSLETPEGMRFLSRGRAFTDAENALLTASPPLTGTDYELGARPSERTDLVVAEAADACAIPGRRAGVVQP
- a CDS encoding putative holin, whose translation is MIPLPRAWLLTSALLVGCVTGLVAAVVTTVLVKAPIRPDLVVALVIGVPGAIGMLTILFSPRRWLTTVGAFVLAMAPGWLATLVLIQVVSGG
- the lpdA gene encoding dihydrolipoyl dehydrogenase encodes the protein MTHYDVVVLGAGPGGYVAAIRAAQLGLNTAIVEPKYWGGVCLNVGCIPSKALLRNAELAHIFTKEAKTFGITGEATFDYGAAFDRSRKVADGRVAGVHFLMKKNKITEIQGYGTFTDANTLSVKLNDGGTETVTFDNAIIATGSSTRLVPGTSLSKNVVTYEEQILSRELPKSIVIAGAGAIGMEFAYVMKNYGVDVTIVEFLPRALPNEDAEVSKEIEKQYKKLGVKILTGTKVESITDNEADGSVVVVVSKDGKTEEIKTDKVMQAIGFAPNVEGFGLEATGVALTDRKAIGIDDYMRTNVPHIYAIGDVTAKLQLAHVAEAMGVVAAETIAGAETLALGDYRMMPRATFCQPQVASFGLTEEQARDEGYDVKVAKFPFTANGKAHGLADPTGFVKVIADAKYGELLGAHLIGPDVSELLPELTLAQKWDLTVNELTRNVHTHPTLSEALQECFHGLAGHMINF